One Megamonas hypermegale genomic window carries:
- a CDS encoding acyltransferase family protein — protein sequence MNKNISFLQVFGILLVVLGHSGEIPFFGKWIYSFHMPLFIFISGFLFYLTTKDIYNLNLYRFIKKKFIRLILPYIIISSIAYLPKVFLSKFAQRGIDLSMDSYLHSFLYPWDNVIRFFWFLPTLFFIMIIVVILLKVTKNRLHIVFYFSVILSFIILNFIDIKILNINGIFNYMLFFSLGMMYCKYKEKVNKILEKNIGKIFIVVFVLLLINATTNIFNGINVTGVETGKMTDIVTSIEFIKYKLFYVGIAISGIILSIILSKLYCKYNLTFLEHLDGKTFTIYLLSWFSQVFVRIIGYQILKLSMIYVVPISFILGVYIPVIINIYVKYFILRYNKFRFLSIILGVNLKR from the coding sequence ATGAACAAAAATATAAGTTTTTTACAAGTTTTTGGTATATTATTAGTAGTGTTGGGTCATTCGGGAGAAATACCTTTTTTTGGGAAATGGATATATAGTTTTCATATGCCATTATTTATATTTATTTCTGGATTTTTATTTTATTTAACGACAAAAGATATATACAATTTAAATTTGTACAGATTTATAAAGAAAAAATTTATACGATTAATATTGCCATATATAATAATATCTTCAATAGCTTATTTACCAAAAGTATTTTTAAGTAAATTTGCACAAAGAGGTATAGACTTATCTATGGATTCATATTTGCATAGCTTTTTATATCCATGGGATAATGTAATTAGATTTTTTTGGTTTTTACCGACTTTATTTTTTATAATGATTATTGTAGTTATATTATTAAAGGTAACAAAAAATAGATTACATATAGTATTTTATTTTTCAGTGATATTGTCTTTTATAATTTTAAATTTTATTGATATAAAAATTTTAAATATAAATGGAATATTTAATTATATGTTATTTTTTAGCTTAGGAATGATGTATTGTAAGTATAAGGAAAAAGTAAATAAAATATTAGAAAAAAATATTGGTAAAATATTTATTGTAGTTTTTGTTTTATTATTAATAAATGCAACAACTAATATATTTAATGGTATAAATGTAACTGGTGTTGAAACAGGTAAGATGACGGATATAGTTACTAGTATTGAATTTATAAAATATAAATTATTTTATGTAGGTATAGCTATAAGTGGGATAATATTATCAATAATATTATCGAAGTTATATTGTAAATATAATCTTACTTTTTTAGAACATTTAGATGGAAAGACATTTACCATATATTTATTATCTTGGTTTTCACAAGTCTTTGTTAGAATAATTGGATACCAAATATTGAAATTGTCTATGATATATGTAGTTCCTATATCTTTTATATTAGGAGTATATATACCAGTTATAATAAATATATATGTAAAATATTTTATTTTAAGATATAATAAATTTAGATTTTTATCGATCATACTTGGAGTAAATTTAAAAAGGTAA
- the pepD gene encoding beta-Ala-His dipeptidase: protein MTDKEIMDGVLAEFANMAAIPRPSNCERQISNFLKERALSFGCDVIQDEKHNLIIDKQAAPGCENWPRVILQAHMDMVCVAKEGVVYNPVTSPIKIINDGEYLRADGTSLGADDGIGVSAIMYLLQQDFQHGPIRAIFTVDEEQGMSGAKELDNKYLLDAKYLINCDSEDFDILTISSAGSVNIDAERRVTWHKPEYRFAYEFTIKDLHGGHSGEAINCGYANAVKIAAQAITFIGRKTEIELASFNSYKARNVIPSEATFVFTTPLSDVKVFNVVVSKINKYLTEAYGHTEKNFKVICKPCELPEKVMSDEDMRSIVDFINLSMTGVLKMSTVEKDLVELSANIGPVVTRENHVIIYCFPRSSVDILVEEITSLYKQLGKRCGVRVVSAEPAPGWPVNPDSKLKDIALETFKEQNGYDMQAKSMHAGLECSYFYAKNPHLDMVSIGPNNIDIHSPNERLELKTLVPHVKLIQGMIEKLDK from the coding sequence ATGACAGATAAAGAAATTATGGATGGTGTATTAGCTGAATTTGCTAATATGGCAGCTATTCCTCGTCCGTCTAATTGTGAACGACAAATAAGCAACTTTTTAAAAGAAAGAGCTTTATCTTTCGGTTGTGATGTCATTCAAGATGAAAAGCATAATTTAATCATTGACAAACAGGCAGCACCAGGATGTGAAAATTGGCCACGCGTAATACTCCAAGCACATATGGATATGGTTTGCGTTGCTAAAGAAGGTGTTGTTTATAATCCTGTAACCAGCCCTATTAAAATCATCAATGACGGAGAATATTTGCGTGCTGATGGAACTAGCCTCGGCGCTGATGATGGTATCGGCGTTTCAGCTATCATGTATTTACTTCAGCAGGATTTTCAACATGGACCAATTCGCGCTATCTTTACAGTAGATGAAGAACAAGGTATGAGTGGCGCTAAAGAACTTGATAATAAATACCTTTTAGATGCAAAATATTTGATTAATTGCGACTCCGAAGATTTTGATATCTTGACAATCTCCAGTGCAGGCAGTGTCAATATTGATGCAGAACGCCGCGTTACATGGCATAAACCAGAATATCGCTTTGCATATGAATTTACCATTAAAGATTTGCATGGTGGTCATTCCGGTGAAGCTATCAACTGCGGTTATGCTAATGCCGTAAAAATTGCAGCTCAAGCTATAACTTTTATCGGCAGAAAGACAGAAATCGAATTGGCAAGCTTTAACAGTTATAAAGCAAGAAATGTAATTCCTTCAGAAGCCACTTTCGTATTCACTACACCACTTTCTGATGTAAAAGTATTCAATGTAGTAGTTTCTAAGATAAATAAATATTTAACTGAAGCTTATGGTCATACAGAAAAGAACTTTAAAGTAATTTGCAAACCATGTGAATTACCAGAAAAAGTAATGTCTGATGAAGATATGCGCAGTATTGTAGACTTTATCAATTTGAGCATGACAGGCGTGCTTAAAATGTCTACAGTAGAAAAAGATTTAGTAGAACTTTCCGCTAATATCGGTCCTGTTGTAACACGTGAAAACCATGTTATTATTTACTGCTTCCCACGTAGCTCTGTTGATATCTTAGTAGAAGAAATCACTAGCCTTTATAAACAGCTTGGCAAACGTTGTGGTGTTCGCGTTGTTTCTGCTGAACCTGCTCCAGGTTGGCCAGTAAATCCAGATAGTAAACTCAAAGATATTGCACTTGAAACCTTCAAAGAACAAAATGGTTACGATATGCAGGCAAAATCAATGCATGCAGGACTTGAATGCAGTTATTTCTACGCTAAAAATCCGCATTTAGATATGGTTTCCATTGGACCTAACAATATCGATATTCACAGTCCTAATGAACGCTTAGAACTCAAGACATTAGTTCCGCATGTAAAACTCATACAGGGTATGATAGAAAAATTAGATAAATAA